ATGCGGCCTGGACAAAAAGAATCGACAGCTCGACGTCCGTCTGGGTGAAGGGGTCGGCCGGAAGATGCTGAAAAACCAAAACCCCCTCCGTCTCCTCCCCCCGCACGAGGGGAACCAGAAGAAGCGGCTTGGGAAAATCGGCCAGTTCCGGCCTCGTTTCCCCGCCGTTTAAGGCCAAAGGCAGGCGCTTGGCCAAAAGTTTTTCCAGAACGCCGCTTGTGTGGGCCTGCTCGAACGGAACGGGGCCGAATTTGCCGCTCTGGGCGGCGATTTTCAAATCTCCTCCCCCGGAGGGGAGAAAAATCAGGGCCGCGCCGACGGCGTTCAAAAGCTCCGAGCCGCGGGCCACAATCCGCTCGGCCAGATCCGTTTCTTTGAAGATTGAAAAAAGCTGCTTTTGGAAGGCCGCCAGTTTTTCCAGGCGCCTCTGGTGCAGTTTCATCTCGCTTTCCAGTAGTTGCCAGCGGGAAAGGGACTGCACCAAGGCCGCAAGCCCGACCGCCAGCCGGAGCTGTTTGGGGGCTTCCAAGGGGGCGGGCTGGAGGGAGGAGAAAAGAAGCCCCCCCTCCTTTTCGAAGAAAACGGCCAAATGCCAGCTCCATTCGGAGAGGCCGGGGAGGTTTTCGACAAAACCGGTCCGGCCCGATTTATTTTGCAGGGCCGAAAAGAGCTCCGGCGAGCGGAGCAGCTTTTCCGCCCGGGCGCGCCCCCTCTCGGTCGCCTCCAAAAACTCCGGCCGGAACTTCTGCTCCAGGGAGCGGAAGGAAACCAAAAGATCGGCCCCCATCACCGGGCCCGCCACTTCCCAAACCAGTTTCAGAATTTTGCTCACCTTCGCGCCCGCCTAAACCTTTTCCGGTTCCGTTAGTTGATAAGGGGCGCGGACGGGAAGGCGCCGCACCGTGTTTTTCAGCTCCGATACTTTTTGCACCGACTGGTGGATGCGGCCGGCCTGCTTTTCGATGATGGAAAGATACCGCCCCGCCTCGGGGGAAAGATTTTCCGATTTCAAGCGCAGGAGATCGACCGCCCCCAGAATGGCGGTGAGGGGGTTGTTGATGGAATAATCCAGATTGGGGAACAAATCCAACGCCTCTTTGGCCCCCCGGGAGCTTTCGATTTGCGCCTCGATGTTTTTGAGCCGCTCGCCGGAGCGCTTTTGGGCTTCCTTGCGGGAAAGGCCGGACAAGCTCAAGGCGACCTGGTTGGAAATGCCCCGGGCAAACGCCATATCCTGCGGGGAGAAGGCCCAGCGTTTCCAGCTGCGCATCTCTCCGAGGGAGACCATCCCGAGCGCCCTACCCTCCACTTCCATCGGGATCAATACCGCCGCCTGCACCCGGCGGGCCAGGGACTTTGATTTTTCATTCTCGGTCATCACCGCTTCCGGGTCCTCCTCGTTGACGATCACCATCTTGTGTTCATCCAAGGCCATCCGGTGCCAGGGGAGCTGGGAGAGCGGAACTTCCTTTTCCAACTGCAAATCGCTCGAGATATCCCGCAGGGCGGAAAAGCTGGCGGACTCGAGGGAGGCCGGCCCCAGTTTCCAGAAGCGGCTGAAGGTGACCGGCAGCTCCTGGGTCAAAACCTCGCCGGCGCGGGATAAAAGTTCCTTTTCCGTCGTGTTCAAAAGCAGGCGGGAGCTTTGCACGAAGGAGAAAAGCCGCCGCTCGGTCTCCTCGGCTAAAAGCGTGTGCTGGAAGCGGAGGGCCAGAATGCGGGCCCCCTCGCAGAGATTGTTGAAGAATCGCCCCTCTTCCTCTCCCCAAACCGGCGGCTTTTCAAACCCCAAAGACAGGCCGGTCGTCCAGCGGTGGGGCAGCTCGACGGCCTTGAACCAATAGCCGTTCGCGCCCAGGGAGGCCAGAAACTTTTCCTCCGGCGTTTGCGGGACAAAATCGCTGCGGCGCAGGCAGATGGTGTGCCCCCCCAAGGGAAGCGCCAGCCAGTTCGGCTCGGCCGGATGGAAGGGGATTTTATCGGAGAGCAATTGACCGGAACGGCCGATGGTGAAGCGCCGCACCCGGAGTCCCTTCGGCTCCAAAAGGGAAAAGACCAGAAAGTCGGCCCCCAGGGCTTCTGATGCGTGGCGGAAAAGCTCCGGCAGAACCTTGTCCGGGCGGGAGGAAGCGCCGGAGAGCGCAAGAATTTCGTGGTTGAAGAGGGAGCGCTTTTCCTGCCGGGCCAGATAGCTGGAGGCCAAAAGCGATTGGAAGGCGGAACCAAGAAAGGTGGAAAGATGGGAAAAGAGCGCCTTTTCCTCCGGCAGAAACGGCGCGGCGGTCGGAAAAAACAGGGCCAGAATGCCGACCGTTCCCCCCTGCACGATTATGGGGACAAAGACCGCCTTGGCCATCCGCTCGTCCGCTTCGAAAAGCCGGTGGTAGTCGTTGTAGATTTCCAAATCGCAATTGACATAAAACGGGACGGCGGAGCGGTAGGGCTGGTAAAACCAGCTTTTTTCGAGAACAATATGGTCTGCGGTGGCCTTTCTTAGCGGGCTTATGCTGGAGGCGGCCAGAAAGTCCAGAAATTTTCCGTCCGGCGAAACTTTGAAAAGAAAGGCCCGGCCGCCCGGTTCGGCGAACCCCTGCACAACCAAATCGCAAAAGGCGCGGAAGTTTTTGGCCCGTTCGAACCGCTCTCCCCATTCGGCAAGCTGGGTGATGGCTCGTTCCACTTTAAGCAAATGGGTTTCTCCCGCGCCGGATTTTTTGACAAAGCTACCGATGCCGGACAGAACCAGCCCCAACCCGCCGATTGCCAAAAGGCAGGAGAAGAAGCGGATGAGCCAGTGGGTTTCCTCGTCAAATGTTTTCGCGGAAAAAACCAGAAAGGCGACCGAAAGGGACAAAACCGCCGTCCCCCATAAAAGCTCCCGCTGGGCGGTGGGAGTCAGGTAGTCCAGATTTTTACGTTTGATGTACCAGAAAAAGAGTACCGCAAAGGCGGCGGCAAACAAAAACGCCCCCAAGAATAGCGTTAACATAAAACCTCCTCGTTAAAACTCCAAAGGTGTTCCGGTCGAACCCCCAAATGCTTCCAATGTCTTCGACCCATCTATTTAAGTATCGGCGGGATGGGGTTTTAGTTAAGCCGGGGGGAGGGTTGGTTATTGGGGACTGAAGTCCGC
This region of Verrucomicrobiia bacterium genomic DNA includes:
- a CDS encoding GAF domain-containing protein; the encoded protein is MLTLFLGAFLFAAAFAVLFFWYIKRKNLDYLTPTAQRELLWGTAVLSLSVAFLVFSAKTFDEETHWLIRFFSCLLAIGGLGLVLSGIGSFVKKSGAGETHLLKVERAITQLAEWGERFERAKNFRAFCDLVVQGFAEPGGRAFLFKVSPDGKFLDFLAASSISPLRKATADHIVLEKSWFYQPYRSAVPFYVNCDLEIYNDYHRLFEADERMAKAVFVPIIVQGGTVGILALFFPTAAPFLPEEKALFSHLSTFLGSAFQSLLASSYLARQEKRSLFNHEILALSGASSRPDKVLPELFRHASEALGADFLVFSLLEPKGLRVRRFTIGRSGQLLSDKIPFHPAEPNWLALPLGGHTICLRRSDFVPQTPEEKFLASLGANGYWFKAVELPHRWTTGLSLGFEKPPVWGEEEGRFFNNLCEGARILALRFQHTLLAEETERRLFSFVQSSRLLLNTTEKELLSRAGEVLTQELPVTFSRFWKLGPASLESASFSALRDISSDLQLEKEVPLSQLPWHRMALDEHKMVIVNEEDPEAVMTENEKSKSLARRVQAAVLIPMEVEGRALGMVSLGEMRSWKRWAFSPQDMAFARGISNQVALSLSGLSRKEAQKRSGERLKNIEAQIESSRGAKEALDLFPNLDYSINNPLTAILGAVDLLRLKSENLSPEAGRYLSIIEKQAGRIHQSVQKVSELKNTVRRLPVRAPYQLTEPEKV